Proteins encoded within one genomic window of Halocatena marina:
- a CDS encoding AIR synthase family protein produces the protein MPDYGKVDADFFDEYIYPHLGASRDEVRLGPTAGVDFGVVEVDDSALVVATDPLSILPALGFERAATFALDIVLADVAVSGLPPQYLSISFTLPPEMTDEEFATVWQAIDEKATDLGVSVVTGHTARYEGCEYPWVGGASVFALGNPDDIVRPNGTQPGDDVIVTTGPAVEAVGLLTTLFGEQMDLPEATLTMATDGLAETGTVRDALTAATTGPITAMHDATECGLQGALTEIAESAGVRLDIDRSAVPTKPAVQEVCSYLDIEPWHATSSGTLLITVRPDGTESVIEALRDRGTTAAVIGTASNGSGTYIDSERVRHPSVDPSWTVYAEYADQQTDN, from the coding sequence ATGCCCGATTATGGTAAGGTTGACGCCGATTTCTTCGATGAGTACATCTACCCGCATCTCGGCGCGTCCCGTGATGAGGTGCGTCTCGGACCGACAGCGGGTGTCGATTTCGGTGTCGTTGAAGTGGACGACAGCGCACTCGTCGTGGCAACCGACCCCCTTTCGATCCTTCCGGCGCTTGGTTTCGAGCGGGCGGCCACGTTTGCCCTCGACATCGTCCTCGCTGACGTGGCCGTAAGCGGTCTCCCACCCCAGTATCTCTCGATTTCCTTTACGCTGCCACCAGAAATGACCGACGAGGAGTTCGCAACCGTTTGGCAAGCCATCGACGAGAAGGCGACTGATCTCGGAGTGAGTGTCGTTACAGGCCACACAGCACGGTACGAGGGGTGTGAGTACCCGTGGGTCGGAGGCGCGAGTGTCTTTGCCCTCGGTAATCCGGACGATATCGTTCGACCGAACGGGACGCAACCGGGAGATGACGTTATCGTCACAACTGGGCCAGCAGTAGAGGCCGTTGGCTTGCTTACGACGCTGTTTGGTGAGCAGATGGATCTCCCCGAAGCAACGCTAACGATGGCGACGGACGGACTCGCTGAAACAGGAACGGTCCGCGATGCACTCACCGCAGCCACGACAGGCCCGATCACAGCGATGCACGACGCAACAGAGTGCGGATTACAGGGAGCGCTGACAGAAATTGCCGAGAGCGCAGGTGTCAGACTGGATATCGACCGTTCGGCAGTACCAACGAAGCCCGCTGTTCAGGAGGTGTGTTCGTATCTCGACATAGAACCGTGGCACGCAACGAGTTCCGGGACACTTCTCATCACTGTTCGTCCCGACGGAACCGAATCCGTTATCGAGGCGCTTAGAGACCGAGGAACGACTGCGGCTGTCATCGGGACGGCGAGTAACGGCTCCGGAA
- a CDS encoding excinuclease ABC subunit C: MDRATVRERVSDLPREPGVYQFLDTDGVVLYVGKAVALRDRVRSYADPRSERIRRMVERASAFDFAVTDTETQALLLEANLIKRHQPKYNVRLKDDKSYPLVQLTDHEYPRIEITRDPDEAATVYGPYTDKSRVETVVKALRENYGIRGCSDHKFANRDRPCLDYDIGLCTAPCTGEVTDENYLDDTASVKRFFEGETGVLSDPLQRSMEAASQAQQFERAANLRDRLQAVEAFHEGGGEAVIARDERTVDVLGVAIEGTDVTVARLRSENGKLIDRDRYSLSGPEPDHEGAGTSESSVAGVLSAFIPQYYAERRLPDALLLPERPSDGNVIEWLDAEGVAVSVPGTGRESTLVDLALKNARRGRVRGIERSDEAAMLADALGLRSIQRIEGFDVSHAHGTAVVGSNVTFVEGAPDKSAYRRKKLTERNDDYANMRELIHWRADRAVSGQDDRPDPDLLLIDGGDGQLDAALDSLSETDWDIPCIALAKANEVVITAQRTFDWPSDAPHLHLLQRVRDEAHRFAVQYHQTLRDEVTTVLDDVPGVGSKTRTNLLRRFGSIDNIRAASITELESVPGVGKQTAKTIEQRL, translated from the coding sequence ATGGATAGGGCGACAGTGCGCGAGCGGGTAAGTGACCTCCCCCGTGAGCCGGGCGTATACCAGTTTCTCGATACCGACGGCGTCGTTCTCTATGTGGGGAAAGCGGTGGCGCTACGCGATCGCGTCCGGTCGTACGCTGACCCGCGATCCGAACGCATCCGGCGGATGGTTGAGCGTGCTTCGGCCTTCGATTTCGCTGTAACGGACACTGAGACCCAAGCACTCCTCCTCGAAGCGAATCTCATCAAGCGTCATCAGCCGAAATACAACGTCCGGTTGAAAGACGACAAATCCTACCCGCTCGTCCAGTTGACCGATCACGAGTATCCGCGGATCGAAATCACGCGCGATCCCGACGAGGCTGCGACTGTCTACGGCCCATACACTGACAAATCAAGGGTCGAGACCGTCGTAAAGGCACTTCGGGAAAACTATGGTATCCGTGGCTGCTCAGACCACAAGTTCGCAAACCGCGATCGACCTTGTCTCGATTACGACATCGGTCTCTGTACTGCCCCTTGTACCGGGGAGGTCACCGATGAGAACTATCTCGATGACACGGCGTCTGTGAAACGATTTTTCGAGGGCGAGACGGGCGTTCTCTCCGATCCGCTCCAGCGCTCGATGGAAGCGGCGAGTCAGGCCCAGCAGTTCGAACGCGCAGCAAATCTCCGCGATCGACTGCAAGCGGTCGAAGCATTCCACGAGGGCGGTGGCGAAGCGGTCATTGCTCGCGACGAACGGACCGTCGACGTGCTCGGTGTCGCTATCGAGGGGACCGACGTGACCGTCGCTCGACTCCGCAGTGAGAATGGCAAACTAATCGATCGGGACCGATACTCGCTTTCAGGACCCGAGCCGGACCATGAGGGTGCTGGTACATCCGAATCGAGCGTCGCTGGCGTACTGAGCGCGTTCATTCCTCAGTACTACGCTGAACGTCGACTTCCAGACGCCCTCCTCCTCCCCGAACGACCATCAGACGGAAACGTCATTGAGTGGTTGGACGCCGAGGGGGTTGCTGTAAGTGTTCCAGGAACTGGACGTGAGTCAACGCTTGTCGATCTCGCGCTGAAGAACGCCCGACGCGGGCGTGTTCGTGGAATCGAACGGTCAGACGAAGCGGCGATGCTCGCCGATGCGCTCGGTCTCCGTTCGATTCAGCGCATCGAAGGCTTTGATGTGAGTCACGCCCACGGGACAGCGGTCGTCGGGAGCAACGTCACGTTCGTAGAGGGCGCTCCGGATAAATCCGCCTACCGCCGAAAGAAGCTCACTGAACGCAACGACGACTACGCGAATATGCGGGAACTCATTCACTGGCGAGCCGACCGTGCGGTGTCCGGACAGGACGATCGTCCGGATCCCGACCTCCTGTTAATTGATGGGGGCGACGGACAGCTCGATGCCGCACTGGATTCACTCTCTGAAACCGACTGGGACATCCCCTGTATCGCGCTTGCCAAAGCTAACGAAGTGGTCATCACAGCACAGCGAACGTTCGATTGGCCGAGTGATGCACCACACCTTCACCTCCTCCAACGCGTCCGTGACGAAGCACACCGCTTTGCCGTCCAGTACCACCAAACGCTCCGTGATGAGGTAACCACTGTGCTCGATGATGTCCCAGGCGTCGGATCCAAGACGCGGACGAATCTGCTCCGGCGGTTTGGGTCGATTGACAATATCCGTGCTGCCTCGATTACTGAACTCGAAAGCGTTCCTGGGGTTGGGAAGCAAACGGCGAAAACGATCGAACAGAGGCTGTAA